TCGTCCCCTCGCGCGCCGCTCGCAAAACCTCTCCCGCTCCCCCTCCGCCACCCGCCCAGAATACTAGCCTCGGCGGCGCGCCCGCTCGCGTCcatggccgcgccggcggcgatgagcCGGGACGCGTTCCGCGCGGCGGTGACCAACACGCTGGAGCGGCGCCTCTTCTTCGTGTCCTCCTTCAAGATCTACAGCGGCGTCGCGGGGCTCTACGACTACGGCCCCCCCGGGTGCGCCGTCAAGGCCAACGTCCTCGCCTTCTGGCGCCAGGTACTGCACTACTGCCGTACCTAGCTATAGCTATAGCTCCCACAAGACTTTTAACTTGCTAGGAATTTGAAGCATAGGCGGCACCATTTGACCCATTTTGATTCTGAATTGAGGCGAAATAGGATGCGAGGGGCCCCGCTGGGTGCTgaatttttgttctatttgtTCTGGTCTCACCGAGAAAGGTCGTCTGGCCCTTTGTTTGCAAATAGTAAGGTTTATAGCGTGGCTCCGTGGATGTGCCGTGTTGGAGTTTCACGTCGACATGTGGTGCGCTGTGGTGTGGTATGCGCTGATTGCTGAAATCGGTTGCCTACCTTTTGGTGAAAGGGAAAGGTGGCTACTGGATGCTCTGGCTTAACCAATGCTTCTTTTGTAAATCTTAAACTTGGAAATTACTCTGGGTTTGTTAAGTTCGTGTATTAGCAATTTAGCATGATTAATTTGGTTTCCTGGACTGTAGATGATCAGGGAGCAGCTTTCACTTCTCAGTTTCACTGTTTCAGGGATCACAAAGTGAACATTTTCAAGGCTTAACGTTAATTCGCGGATTTTTTAAACTATGCCCTGCAAATAATAGTTTACAATGGTGATAAATAAAAGGAGCCTAGCTTATGTGTAAATATTGTGGGGCTGGTTGCCATCAGGTTGTACTGAGAAAGTATACTAGTCAGAGGAATGGGCAAACAGTTACAGAAAAATCATCCTAGTCTACAAGTTAAAGTCGtcaaatttcttttttttttctttactttTCAACAGTTCATCAGCAGTTCAACACCACTGACTACATCTAATACAACAATTAGCTTCAGGATGCTCTCAATTCATATTACTATGTTATAAGGTCAATTTTGGTGCAGCTAAGGAATGCATTATTAAATTTCTATGAATAGCTTTTACATTTGATAATGCTATGAAAAAATCACAAAGCTACGGATCTAGAGGATAGCTGTGTGCTTGGGTCGTTGGTTATATGTGCTTAAATCCTCTGAAGGAGAATATGTAATTTAATTTTGTGATACAATTGATGGTAAATCTATTAGTTTTGTGATAAGATGACTTAGATGAGTAACTATGTTGTTTTATAAATCAATTAATGCTAGATATATAGTTCTGTGATATGGTGGCATAAATCTGTAGTTTTGCCAAAATGCATGTTATATTGTGAAATTTACACAGTATTTGAATACCAGACACATCTAGGAGAAACTGTCTTACTCTGACTCACAACTTTCCAATCTGATGCATGGATGGTCAGAATGCTCTGGGTACCAGCATTGTTGTAAAAATGTTTCCGTTACCATTTTTCTTGTAATAGAAAAAATGGAGTGGATGTGTGTTGCATAAATCTTGACATGTGTTGATGTATCCTTAGtttaaatattttaaatgtTTAGACTGATATGTATTGGATGTATCAGGCAAAGACTACCTAAGTTTTGAATACATGAAAATTGTTGCAATGAGTGTTTTATTTTGCTGGAATTTAGGTTTCTTTCACTTGATATGTTCCAGTGCCCAGATGTATTAACTATATAGCTTCAGTACTTTTAACACTTGTGAATGTAACACTTGTGAACGTAGTATTTTCATATCGATCATTACTTGCTATCTAATGTACACCTTTTTCAGCATTTTGTGTTAGAGGAAGGGATGCTTGAGGTTGACTGTCCATGTGTGACACCAGAAGTTGTCTTGAAAGCCTCTGGTCATGTGGATAAATTTACAGACTTAATGGTTAAAGATGAAAAGACAGGCAACTGCTACCGTGCAGATCATTTGCTCAAGGATTTTTGTAAGGATAAGCTTGAGAAGGACCAGACGTTGTCACCTGAGCAGGCAGAAGAATACAATAAAATTCTTGCTATCTTGGATGATCTCTCTGCAGAGCAATTGGGTGCTAAGATTAAGGAGTATGGGATTGTTGCTCCTGACACCAAGAACCCATTGTCAGATCCCTACCCCTTCAATCTCATGTTTCAGACTTCCATTGGGCCGTCAGGTTTGAGTCCAGGGTGAGACAATAATAGCTGAATATATTCACATAGAGCTATGTTCAGTCAAGTTTGAGCTTATATGTTTCATTGGTTTTGCAGGTATATGAGGCCAGAGACAGCACAGGGTATCTTTGTGAACTTTAAAGACTTGTACTACTACAATGGCAACAAGCTACCTTTCGCTGCAGCTCAAATTGGCCAGGCCTTCAGGAATGAGGCATGATTTTCTGTTCATTACCTTTTGCTAGTCTTGCTCTGATTAACATATTTGCCATCTAAAATGTGATGTGACACGTGAAAGTACACTTGAGTAATCAGCTATTTATTAGGTATCTAGATTCAGCACAAAAGATATTATTTATAAACTTACCTTTGAGGTAAACTGCACTAGTAAAGTGTGCACAAGTACATTAATTAGCTGTAACTTTACTactttagttcccaaaatacTCTGTGGACTGAAACAAACTTCTTCATTAGATATCTCCCCGCCAAGGCCTTCTGAGAGTCCGTGAGTTTACATTAGCGGAAATTGAGCACTTTGTGGACCCAGAGGACAAATCCCACCCCAAATTTGGTGATGTCTCTGACCTAGAATTTTTTATGTTTCCAAGAGAGGATCAAATGGCAGGAAAGTCAGCCACAAGACTTAAACTTGGAAATGCTGTATCCGAGGTATTTCATTCATATACTTCAGTTACATGTTGTGGCAATATGTTATTACTGGTTCTGTTCTCTTATTTTGCAGTTGATGTCACAGTAATTTATGCTACAACTTGTAGGGAACTGTGAACAATGAGACCCTTGGCTACTTTATTGGAAGGGTCTACCTTTTCTTGACACAACTTGGGATTGATAAAGATCGTCTACGCTTCCGGCAGCATCTGCCAAATGAAATGGCTCACTATGCTGCTGATTGTTGGGATGCAGAGATTGAATGCTCTTATGGATGGATTGAGTGTGTTGGAATTGCTGATAGGTCTGCCTATGACTTGCGTGCACACTCGGTATGTATTAGTATTGTCACCAAATGCTTGCAGTCATGGAAATGATCAAATGATTATTCATTGTACACCATTACTTATGTGCTTGATCATCAAGCTAAGAAGCGAGGAGCActgcatttcttttttcttaagTCACCTTTCTTAATAGTCAATCTTCtatctaaaataaaaaaattatggtCAAATAGGTAATATTATAGAAAGTGGACCTTTTGTTTTACTGTTTTACTTTCAAAGAGTTAAAAATGTCATTTTAATTTAGTTAGATACTCTGACTTCATTTGCCCCATTTGTTTGTCCTAcaccaaaataaataaataaatcattcAGTTTTGAAGTTTTCTTTTGCTCATAGCATCATGATAGAACTACCCCTTTCTAATGTCGTTATTGGACGAATGGACAGGATAAAAGTGGTGAGAAACTTGAAGCACATGAAAAGTTTGCAGAACCCAGAGAAGTGGAGGTTAGCTTTCCCTTTCCTTTTATTGTTCGCAAATGCTTTCAGTCATTATTTTTCCATAACAATTGTTTTTCATTCTCCCAGCTGTGAAGCTGTAAGGTTTCTGCCAGTTTTTAAAATTAATTGCTTTTCTAATAGTAGTTTCATTTTGCCACATTCAGAAATTAGTTATAACCCCATCAAAGAAGGAGCTTGGTCTTGCATTCAAAGGGAACCAAAGGATGGTTCTTGAAGCATTGGAAGTAAGTTTTATTTACACATTTGCTTGTTATATCATGTTTTTATTGTGTGTCTCACTTTCACTTCGTTCAGGCAATGGGTGAGACTGAAGCTTTGGAGATGAAAGCTGCGTTGGAGTCCAAGGGGGAGGTTGAGTTTAAGGTGTGCACCCTTGGGAAGGATGTTACGATAAAGAAAAACATGGTTTCAATTAATattgagaagaaaaaagaacacCAAAGGAAATTTACTCCTTCCGTCATTGAACCATCATTTGGGATTGGGCGCATTATATACTGCCTTTTTGAGCACTGTTTCTACCAAAGGCCTGGCAAGGCAGAGGATGAGCAGTTAAATGTGTTTGGTTTCACCCCTCTTGTTGCCCCAATAAAGTGCACTGTCTTTCCACTGGTCAAGCTTGAGAAATTTGAGGTTGTTGCAAAGAAAATTTCAAAGGCCTTGACAGCAGCAGGGATTTCACATATTATTGACATGACAGGTACACGACCAAACTTCATGGACTTGCGCTTATTTTCTATTCAGCACTTATATCTGAGCTCTACTGttgtttttttgttattttttgcATCTTACTATACTTTTAATAATGAGATAGATAAGTAGCTTTACACGATTTGTCGACTGATTGTTAAATTTTTAATGTCTTGTAGAGGTTCGAATTTCCTCTTGGTATGCTTCGCGACTCACTGTCCTGCTCtgct
This sequence is a window from Panicum virgatum strain AP13 chromosome 7K, P.virgatum_v5, whole genome shotgun sequence. Protein-coding genes within it:
- the LOC120640803 gene encoding glycine--tRNA ligase, mitochondrial 1-like, with the protein product MLLLRRRVRFLLPSSLSSPRAPLAKPLPLPLRHPPRILASAARPLASMAAPAAMSRDAFRAAVTNTLERRLFFVSSFKIYSGVAGLYDYGPPGCAVKANVLAFWRQHFVLEEGMLEVDCPCVTPEVVLKASGHVDKFTDLMVKDEKTGNCYRADHLLKDFCKDKLEKDQTLSPEQAEEYNKILAILDDLSAEQLGAKIKEYGIVAPDTKNPLSDPYPFNLMFQTSIGPSGLSPGYMRPETAQGIFVNFKDLYYYNGNKLPFAAAQIGQAFRNEISPRQGLLRVREFTLAEIEHFVDPEDKSHPKFGDVSDLEFFMFPREDQMAGKSATRLKLGNAVSEGTVNNETLGYFIGRVYLFLTQLGIDKDRLRFRQHLPNEMAHYAADCWDAEIECSYGWIECVGIADRSAYDLRAHSDKSGEKLEAHEKFAEPREVEKLVITPSKKELGLAFKGNQRMVLEALEAMGETEALEMKAALESKGEVEFKVCTLGKDVTIKKNMVSINIEKKKEHQRKFTPSVIEPSFGIGRIIYCLFEHCFYQRPGKAEDEQLNVFGFTPLVAPIKCTVFPLVKLEKFEVVAKKISKALTAAGISHIIDMTGNTIGKRYARTDELGVPLAITVDNTTSVTVRDRDSKDQIRVEVDEVASVVKEVTAGQSTWGDIMWRYPAHTASAAEDEEAEP